A single genomic interval of Lacrimispora sphenoides JCM 1415 harbors:
- a CDS encoding GNAT family N-acetyltransferase: protein MLLKNPQTRFEEIYQIYKESFPNIERRTKDDQKRVFGNPCYKVRVIEEEGKIVAFLGYWDLTSCVFMEHLATTEVCRGKGYGKQLVQEAMEETEKPVFLEIEPITEENPITRSRAVFYERLGFHSNSFYYEQLPLKPLDKPIQLWVMSYGKPVTEEEFLPYKKEIYEIVYGVETFEK from the coding sequence ATGTTATTAAAAAACCCGCAGACCCGTTTTGAGGAAATATACCAGATTTATAAGGAATCATTTCCAAATATTGAGCGCCGGACAAAAGACGATCAGAAAAGGGTTTTCGGTAATCCCTGTTATAAAGTCCGTGTGATAGAAGAGGAAGGAAAGATTGTGGCCTTTCTGGGATACTGGGATCTTACCTCTTGTGTTTTTATGGAACATTTGGCCACAACGGAAGTATGCAGGGGAAAAGGATATGGAAAACAGCTGGTACAAGAGGCTATGGAGGAAACGGAAAAACCTGTATTTCTGGAAATAGAACCAATCACGGAGGAGAACCCTATAACCAGAAGCAGGGCAGTATTTTATGAAAGGCTGGGATTTCACTCCAATTCCTTTTACTATGAGCAATTGCCTTTAAAGCCTTTGGATAAGCCGATTCAGCTGTGGGTTATGAGTTATGGAAAACCTGTGACGGAAGAGGAATTTCTTCCGTATAAGAAAGAAATCTATGAAATAGTATATGGTGTGGAGACTTTTGAAAAATAA